DNA sequence from the Streptomyces sp. MST-110588 genome:
GATCCCGCCGAGCTGATCAGCCGGGCGAAGGCATGGCAGGCCGAGGACCCCGACGCGGAGACCCGCGAGGAGCTGGGCAAGCTCATCGACGCCGAGGACACCGAGGAGCTGGCGGCCCGTTTCGCGGGCACGCTCCAGTTCGGTACGGCCGGGCTGCGCGGCGAGCTGGGCGCGGGCCCGATGCGGATGAACCGTTCCGTCGTCATCCGGGCCGCGGCCGGCCTCGCCGCGTACCTCAAGGACAAGGGCCAGGGCGAGGGCCTGGTCGTCATCGGGTACGACGCGCGCCACAAGAGCGCCGACTTCGCCCGGGACACCGCCGCCGTCATGGTCGGCGCGGGCCTGAAGGCCGCGGTGCTGCCGCGTCCGCTGCCCACCCCCGTCCTCGCCTTCGCCATACGGCACCTCGGGGCGGTCGCCGGTGTCGAGGTCACCGCCAGCCACAACCCGCCGCGCGACAACGGCTACAAGGTCTACCTGGGTGACGGCTCCCAGATCGTGCCGCCCGCGGACGGCGAGATCGCCGAGCGGATCGCGGCCGTGGCCTCCCTGCACGACGTGCCGCGCCCCTCGGAGGGCTGGGAGATCCTCGGCGAGGACGTCCTGGACGCCTACCTGGCCCGTACGGACGCCGTGCTCACCCCCGGCTCGCCGCGTGGGATCGGCGTCGTCTACACGCCGATGCACGGTGTCGGCCGGGACGTGCTGGTCGCCGCCTTCGAGCGGGCGGGCTTCCCGGCGCCGGCCGTGGTCGCCGAGCAGGCCGAGCCGGACCCCGACTTCCCCACCGTCGCCTTCCCCAACCCCGAAGAGCCCGGCGCGATGGACCTGGCCTTCGCCACCGCCCGTGCCACCGAGGGCACCGACATCGTCATCGCCAACGACCCCGACGCGGACCGCTGCGCCGTCGCCGTACCGGCGCCCGGCACCGAAGCGGGCTGGCGGATGCTGCGCGGTGACGAGGTCGGCGCGCTGCTCGCCGCCCACCTGGTCACCAAGCAGGCCCAGGGCACGTTCGCGACGACGATCGTCTCCTCCTCCCTGCTCTCCCGCATCGCGGCGGCGGCCTCGCTCCCGTACGAGGAGACCCTGACCGGCTTCAAGTGGCTGGCCCGCGTCGACGGCCTGCGGTACGCCTACGAGGAGGCGCTGGGCTACTGCGTGGACCCCGAGGGCGTACGGGACAAGGACGGCATCACCGCCGCCCTGCTCGTCACCGAACTGGCCGCCGGGCTCAAGCAGGCCGGCCGCACCCTCACCGACCTGCTGGACGACCTGGCGCTGCGGCACGGCCTGCACGCCACCGACCAGCTCTCGGTCCGCGTCCAGGACCTGTCGCTGATCGGCGCCGCCATGGAGCGGCTGCGCGAGCAGCCGCCGACCGTCCTGGCGGGCCTGTCCGTGGCCTCCTCCGACGACCTCTCGCAGGGTACGGACGCGCTGCCGCCGACCGACGGGCTGCGCTACCACCTGGCCGGGTCCGAGGCGGTCGGCGTGTCGGCCGGCCGGGTGGTCGTCCGGCCCAGCGGCACCGAGCCCAAGCTCAAGTGCTACCTGGAGGTCGTGGTCCCGGTCGCCTCGGCGCAGGCCCTGGCCCAGGCCCGTACGACGGCGGACGCCGCGCTCACCGCGATCAAGGCGGACCTTTCGGCGGCGGCCGGCATCTGACGCGGCCGTCGCCGCCGGCGGTCGCCTCCGACGGCGGTCGCCTCTGATGGCGGTAGGCGAAGGACCGAGCGGCGGGCCCGGGTCTCATGACCGGGGCCCGCCGCGTTTGCGTCACACGCCTTATGCAGAAATCGTCCGCGATGCCGGATCCAGGGCCTTGCCTTGACCGGCGAGAGCAGCGGCGAGGTCCTCGCCACGGTTGTACCGGGCGTACTCGACCGAGCCTGGCTTGTACGGATTGCCGTACACGATCCGGGTCACAAGCGCGGCAAACGACCAGCGCCGGTCCCCGCTCAGCCGCCGGCGAGCACGCCGGCCGGGTCTTCGCCGACGACCCGGTGTGCGCTCGGGCTCACGCCCATGACCCGCTTGAACGCCGCACTGAAGCTGAAGGGATCGGCGTAGCCGACGCGCCGGGCGACGGCGGCCACCGTCGTGCCGGGCTCGGACAGCAGGTCGGCGGCCAAGGTCATGCGCCATTCCGTCAGGTAGGTCAGCGGCGGCTCGCCCAGCAGAGCCTGGAAGCGCTTGGCGAACGTGGAGCGGGACACCCCGGCGACGGCCGCCAGGGACGGCAGGGTCCAGGCCCGTTCCGGGGCGGCGTGCATGGCGCGCAGGGCGGGGCCCGCCACCTCGTCGCCCAGCGCGAGATACCAGGCGGGCGGGGCGGCCCCGGGCCGGTCGAACCATTGGCGCAGCGTGCACACCAGCAGCCAGTCGAGCAGCCGGTCGACCACGATCTGCCGGCCGGGCAGGCCGGCGGTGAGCTGGGCTTCCAGGTAGCCGCGCATGGCGGCGCAGTCGTGTTCGTCGGGGACGACGGCGACCGGCGGCAGGGCCCGCAGCAGCCTGCGGGGAACCTCGCCCGGGACACGGTAGGCGCCCACCAGGAGCATGGTCCGGCCGTCGCCGTCCGGTATCCGCTCCGGCCGGCCGACCGGTGTCTGCGGGGCATCCGTGAAGGCGAACGGCTCCGGGCCGCGGACGATCGCGGCCTCTCCCGTGCGCAACGGCTGCGGCTCACCGCCGTCGTCCCGGACGATCCAGCCCGCGCCGCTCAGGGGGACGCACAGGGTGAGGTAGGCCTCCTTGGTGAAGCGCAGCGTCCACGGCGGTGTCAGTACCGATCCGGCGAAGACGGCGCCCTTGGCACGCACGCCACGCAGCAGGTCGTCGAAGAGGTCCATGGGCGGCACGATATGCCAGGCCGTGCGGGGTGCGGACGGCTGGACATGGGGTGCGGACGTTCACCCATGTCCCGTTCCGCGGGCGCCGGGTTGACTCGTCCGCATGTCCGACAACGCTTTTTCTTCCACTGATCCACGTCCGGTCCTGGTTCTCGGCGCGACCGGCAAGACCGGCCGCCGCGTGGTGCGCGAACTGCGCGCCGCGGGCGTGCCCGTCCGGGCCGCGTCCCGCTCCGGCGAGGTCCGCTTCGACTGGACGGAGCCCGCCACCTGGTCCGGCGCCCTGAACGGCGCCTCGGCCGTCTACCTGGTCGCTCCCGACGAGGGGTACGAGGTGGTGCCGGAGTTCACCGCGCGAGCCGTACGGGCGGGCGTCGGCCGGTTCGTGGCCCTCTCGGGCCGGGGCATCGAGCATGTCGGCCCGGACTTCGGGCAGGGCATGGCAACGGCCGAGGAGGCGGTGCGCGAATCCGGCGTCCAGTGGGCCGTCCTGCGGGCGAACAACTTCAACCAGAACTTCGACGAGGACCTGTGGCGGGAGCCGCTGCGCAACGGCCGCCTGGCCCTGCCCATCGGGAAGGTCCCGGAGCCGTTCATCGACGCGGACGACGTCGCGGCGGTGGCCGCGGCGCTGCTCACGCGCGCCGCGCACACCGACGGCGTGACCGAGGTCTCCGGGCCGCGCGGCCTGACCTTCGACGAGGCCGTGGCGACGATGGCCCGGGCGGCCGGCCGGGAGATGGCGTACGTGGAACTGTCCCCGCAGGAGTACCACGCCGAGCTGCTGGCCGCCGGTCTCCCGGAGTCGGCGGCCAGGATGCTCGGTGCCCTGTTCGCCCTCCATCGGGCAGGGCACACGGTCGCTCCGACCGACGGCGTGCGGCAGGTCCTGGGCCGTGAGCCGGTGGACTTCGCGGCGTACGCGAAGCGGGCCGCCGCGGCGGGAGCATGGGCCTGAACGGCCGCACGGGAAAAGGGCGTCGCCCCGGCTCGGTGCAGCGGGGGCGACGGTTGCCGGACGTACGGCCGTCCGGGCGCGGGTTTCCCGCCCGTTGCGGGAACTGACGAAGTACGCCTATCCGGCGCTGTGGCCGGCCCCGGCCCCGGTCCCGGTTCCGGCCTCGGTGCCGTCCCCGTCCGGGCCGGGCGTGTCCCGTCCCAGACCGCGGCGGATTGCGATCTCCACGGGGGAGTAGGCGCCGTCGGCCCGCTCCAGCTCGTACGGCGCGGCCGGCAGCAGCGGCGGCTGGGCCATGAAGCGCGGCCGTACCCCGTGGTGCGGCTGCGCCGCGTGCACCAGGAACGGATGGCACAAAAAGACGTCGCCCGGGGACCCGGTGGCCAGGGCGACGTCCCGGTGGTCGGACGCCGCCACCAGATCCGGCGCCAGGGCCAGCCCGCCGGCCCCGTCCTCCCCGTACTCCTCCAGCACCTTCGGCACGTCCAGGTGGGAGCCGACCCGGATCCGGGTCGGGGCGTCCTCCTCCCCGACCTCGCTGAACAAGAACAGCATCAGCAGCGCCCGGCCCCGGGAGCGCAGGTTGGTGAAGTACCAGCTCTCCCCCTCCGGCAGATAGCTCCCCTCGATGTGCCAGCCCGCGTCGTCCGGCTCCTCCGGGTGCGGGAACCGCAGCGGGAAGGTGCCCAGCGAGTAGCGCGGCTCCCAGCGCCCCGCGCCGACGAGCAGGTCGTACGCGCGATGCAGGGCCGGGGAGTTGGGGGCGGCGGCGAACGGCCCCTGCCCCATGCCCGGCACCCAGTGCACGGGCCGCGTCCATGTCGCCGGATCGTCCGGGTCGCAGCCCGTCTCCCGCCACAGCAGCCGCGCGCAGTCCGCGGCCACCCGCGGCGCGACGGCACCCTCCAGCTTCACGAAGCCGTCACGCAGGAAACGGGATACCAAGGTCGTGTCATCCATGCCCCCATCGTGCGGCGCCACCGACCCCGGCCACCCGACACTTCCCGTACCGTCTTTGTCGGGTGTTCACCGAGCCCCGACGCCGCCGGCCGTCATGACGTCCACGGACACCACCCGTCAGGGGAAAGCCCCCGCCCAGGCACGGGACCGGGTGCACCCGCGGCCGACCCCGCTCGGCTCCCGCTACGGCGTCCGTGAGACCGTCGAACGCGAACCGCCCTCGTCGCGCAGCGTCACGCCCGGAGATGAAGACCGAGCTCAGAGCGCGATCAGCACCACGAGGCCGAGTACGCCCACCACGCACGGGGCGATGATCTCGTACGCCCAGCGCACCGCCGGACCGCCCTGCGCGCTCTCCCGCGCGGCGCCCCGCTCCTGGAGTTCGCGCAGCTCGTCAAGGGTGCGGTCGGCCGTGGCACGGGGCGGCGGGCCGGCGTCCAGGTGCAGCCCGAACTGGCTCTTGGCGGGCCGGTTCGCGGAGCGCGCCGCCTGCCGGCCGGCCTTCTTGCGCTGCCGCAGCGACACCGGGACCGCCCAGAGCTGGTACTTCGTGCCGCCCGCGAAGACCTCGCTGGTGAAGGAGGCCCGGAGGTCCTCCACCGCGCCCCACGGCAGCGTGATCGTACGGAAGGGGTTGCGCACCACGAGCCGGTCCTGTCCCGCCCGCACCACGGGCCGCAGGGTGAACGCGACCACCAGAGGCACCGCGAACAGCAGCCCGGCCACCGCCAGCAGCTTGGTGTGCCCCTCGCCGCGCACCAGCGCGTCACCGCCGAGCCAGGCGGCGAGCGCCAGCAGCATGACCCCGCCGGCCAGCCCGGCCGGCGAGCGGTAGCTGCGGTCCGCGTACTGCTGGACGGGGTCTGCGGGCTTGTCCGGGCTCGTCATGCTGCCGATTGTGCCTCAGAGGGCCGGGTCGCCATAGGGGTGATGTTGACGGCCGGGTGGGAGCGGGGGCCCGGTCGGGGCCGGGGCGTTGACACCGTCGCCGCCGGACGGTTGTAATGACCGACGTGTCACGTGACGTCGGCCAAAGAGCAGTGGGCCGGCCGGCAGTCGGGCGAACACCTTCACTCCAGGGACGATCCCATGAGTTCACACTCCACGGCCTGAGCCTGTTCTGAGCGCCTCCGCGCGCCCTGCTCCGCGCCGTGCGGTCACCCGCGCGCCCGTATGCGCCATGGCTCGTACGCGATACACGCCATGCGCTCGTACGCGATCCACGCCGTGCGCGCGTGCGTGCCACCGCCGGCAGCCTTCCGAGCACCCTTGTAGCCGCCCGCCCCGCGCAGCGGCTGTCCCGCATCCTCGCGGTTTCGCGCCCCTTCGCGCCGCCGCGCGCCCTTTTTCTGGAGACTCATCACCGTATGTCGGTATCCCCTTTCAACCAGTCCGTCATCGAGGAGTTCCGCGCCAACGGAGGAAAGGTCGGCGGCCCCTTCGAAGGCGGCGACCTCCTCCTGCTGACCACCACCGGCGCCAAGTCGGGCCGGCAGACCACCACCCCGCTCGGTTACGTCCGCCACGACGGCCTGCCGCTGGTCGTCGGATCGAACCTCGGCGGGCCCCGGCACCCCGCCTGGTACCACAACCTGCTCGCCCACCCCCAGGTCCAGGTGGAGATCGGCACCGAGTCGTACGCCGCGATAGCCGTCCCCGCCGAGGGCGCCCGGCGGGACGAGCTGTTCGCGCACGTGGTGCGCGCGGTGCCCGGGTACGGCGACTACCAGGCCGCCACCTCCCGGGTCCTGCCCGTCGTGGTCCTGGAGCGCGCCGGCCACGAGCCGGAGGAGGGCCCTGTGGAGGTCACCACCCTCGCCGGCAAGCTCCTGGAGGTCCACACCTGGCTGCGCGGACAGCTCCGGCACGTACGCGCGGAGACCGAGGCGCACTTCGCCGAGCGGGCCGCCCACCAGGGCCCCGGGGAGCCACCGAAGCCGGGGCTGGGGCTCCAGATCCGCCAGCACTGCCTGGCGTTCTGCCAGTCGTTGGAGTTCCACCACACCAGCGAGGACGCCCATGTGTTCCCCGCCATGGCGGGCTACCACCCCGAGCTGAAGGACGCCTTCGACCGGCTGCGCGAGGAGCACCGTACGGTCGCGCGCATCCAGGACGAACTCCTCGCCCTGCTGGCCGACATCACCACCGCCGACCCCGAGCGCTTCCGCACGGAGCTGGCGCGGATGTCGCGGGAGCTGACGGCCCACCTCGACTACGAGGAAGAGGTGCTGCTGCCGCCGCTGGCCCAGGTCCCCTGGCCGCCTGCCCCGCCGGCCGCTCCGGCCCCACCCGCCCCGCCGGTCACCGACCGGGAACCGGCCGCTGACCGGGAGCCGGCCGCCGACCAGAGGCCGTAAGCAGGTCCAGAGCCCGCCGGCCCCCGCGGATCAGGGCCGGCGCCCCGTGAAACACAGGAACGCGGTCTGCGGGTCGGCGTCCGGCGGGGCGGCGACGCCCGGGTCGAACGCGCCGGTCATCAGCAGCCCGCCGTGATGCGGCAGCAGCGCCTCATGGGTACGGGCGACGGCCTCCGGGTCCAGGGATTCATCGCCCCCGGTGGCGCGGGCCAGGTCCCAGGTGTGCCCCAGCAGCTCCAGGGCTCCGATGAGATCGACGGCCCGCTCCACCGGCACCGGGCCCAGAGGCCCGTCCGGCAGCGGCCGGGCCGCCCGGTCCGGGTCGGTGAGCACGGCGAGCATGTCGTCACGGGCGGCGGTGAACGCCGCCGCCAGGTCCGCGTCCGGCGCCACGTCCGGGGCGTCGGCCATCCCGCAGACACCGACGCCGTACGCGGCGGCCGGCGCCTGGCCGCCGGCCAGGGCGAGGATGCCGCGGTGCCCGTTGACGACATGGCCGACCACGTCACGGGCCGTCCAGCCGCGGCACGGGCTCGGCGCGTCCCAGCGGTCCTCGGGAGTGGCCCGGACGCGGGCCAGGAAGCCGTCGGCGAGTCGGGCGTAGCGGTCCGCGATCGGTGACATGGGGGACTTCCTGCCCGGAAATCCTGCCGGGAATCTTCCGCGGAACCGGCCCGGAAACCGGCCCGCCGCTGCCCGGATCACCCCCTGGCGGACGGTTGCGCAAAGTGAGTACGAGCCAGGGGGTGACAGGTAGCTACGCGCGTAGATATGCTCCCCTGGTGACCATGCCCACCACTGTTCCCGCATACGGCAAGGAAGCCGCGGGGCGTCTGGCGTCGATGGCGGACGTGACCGCCTCCGACGGTGCGCTGCGCCGCTTCCTCCACGGCCTCCCGGGCGTCGACGCGGTCGGCCTCCAGGCCCGCGCCGCGACCCTCGGCACCCGCTCGATCAAGAACACGGCGAAGGCGTACGCCATCGATCTCGCCATCACGATGATCGACCTGACGACGCTGGAAGGCGCGGACACCCCGGGCAAGGTCCGGGCCCTGTGCGCCAAGGGCGTCAACCCGGACCCCACCGACCGCACCGTCCCCAAGGTCGCCGCGATCTGTGTCTACCCCGACATGGTGGCGACCGCGAAGGACGCGCTCGGTGACTCCGGGATCCACGTCGCCTCCGTCGCCACCGCCTTCCCCGCGGGCCGCGCCGCGCTGCCCGTCAAGCTCGCCGACACCCGTGACGCGGTCGCGGCCGGCGCCGACGAGATCGACATGGTGATCGACCGGGGTGCCTTCCTCTCCGGCCGCTACATGTCGGTGTTCGAGGAGATCAAGCAGGTCAAGGAGGCGTGCCGGCGTGAGGACGGCAGCGCCGCCCACCTGAAGGTGATCTTCGAGACCGGTGAGCTCCAGACGTACGACAACGTCCGCCGGGTCTCCTGGCTGTCGATGCTGGCCGGCGCCGACTTCATCAAGACCTCGACCGGCAAGGTGGCGGTCAACGCCACTCCCCCGGTGACCCTGCTGATGCTGGAGGCCGTCCGCGACTTCCACGCCGCCACGGGGGTACAGGTCGGTGTGAAGCCGGCCGGCGGTATCCGTACGACCAAGGACGCCGTCAAGTACCTGGTGATGGTCAACGAGACGCTGGGCGAGGGGTGGCTGACCCCCGACTGGTTCCGCTTCGGTGCCTCCAGCCTGCTCAACGACCTGCTGATGCAGCGCCAGAAGCTCAGCACCGGCCGTTACTCCGGCCCCGACTACGTCACGGTGGACTGACCATGACCTTCGAATACGCACCGGCGCCCGAGTCGCGCGCCGTCGTCGACATCGCGCCGTCCTACGGCCTGTTCATCGACGGCGAGTTCACCGAGGCCGCCGACGGCAAGGTCTTCAAGACCGTCTCCCCCGCCAACGAGGAGGTCCTCTCCGAGGTCGCCCAGGCGGGCGCCCAGGACGTGGACCGCGCCGTGCGGGCCGCCCGCAAGGCGTTCGAGAAGTGGTCGGCGCTGCCGGGCGCCGAGCGCGCCAAGTACCTCTTCCGGATCGCCCGGATCATCCAGGAGCGCTCGCGCGAGCTGGCCGTCCTGGAGTCCCTGGACAACGGCAAGCCGATCCGCGAGTCCCGCGACTCCGACCTGCCGCTGGTCGCCGCGCACTTCTTCTACTACGCGGGCTGGGCCGACAAGCTCGGCCACGCCGGGTACGGCGCGAACCCGCGCCCGCTGGGCGTCGCGGGCCAGGTCATCCCCTGGAACTTCCCGCTGCTGATGCTGGCGTGGAAGATCGCCCCGGCGCTGGCCTGCGGCAACACCGTCGTCCTCAAGCCCGCCGAGACGACCCCGCTCTCCGCCCTGTTCTTCGCGGACATCTGCCGCCAGGCGGGCCTGCCCAAGGGTGTCGTCAACATCCTGACGGGTGACGGCACCACCGGCGCCGAGCTGGTCGCCCACCCGGACGTCAACAAGGTCGCCTTCACCGGTTCCACCGAGGTCGGCAAGGCCATCGCCCGTACGGTCGCCGGTACGGACAAGAAGCTCACCCTCGAACTGGGCGGCAAGGCGGCGAACATCGTCTTCGACGACGCCCCGGTCGACCAGGCCGTCGAGGGCATCGTCAACGGCATCTTCTTCAACCAGGGGCACGTCTGCTGCGCGGGCTCCCGCCTCTTGGTCCAGGAGTCGGTGCAGGACGAGCTGCTGGACGCGCTCAAGCGCCGGATGGCGACCCTGCGCGTCGGCGACCCGCTGGACAAGAACACCGACATCGGCGCGATCAACTCCGCCGAGCAGCTCGCGCGCATCAAGTCGCTGGCCGAGGCGGGCGAGCAGGAGGGCGCCGAGCGCTGGGCCCCGGCCTGCGAACTGCCCGACAGCGGCTACTGGTTCGCCCCGACCCTCTTCACGGGTGTCACGCAGGCGCACCGCATCGCCCGCGAGGAGATCTTCGGCCCGGTGCTGTCGGTGCTGACCTTCCGCACGCCCGAAGAGGCCGTGGAGAAGGCCAACAACACCCCCTACGGCCTCTCCGCCGGCATCTGGACGGAGAAGGGCAGCCGCAGCCTGTGGATGGCCGGCAAGCTGCGGGCGGGCATCGTCTGGTCCAACACGTTCAACAAGTTCGACCCGGCCTCGCCGTTCGGCGGTTACAAGGAGTCGGGCTTCGGCCGCGAGGGCGGCCGGCACGGTCTGGAGGCGTACCTCGATGTCTGATCGCTTGAGCGTTCTCAAGACCTACAAGCTGTACGTCGGGGGCAAGTTCCCCCGGTCCGAGAGCGGACGGGTGTACGAGGTGACCGACTCAAAGGACAAGTGGCTCGCCAACGCGCCGATGTCCTCCCGCAAGGACGCCCGGGACGCGGTGGTCGCCGCCCGTAAGGCGTTCGGTGGCTGGTCCGGCGCCACGGCCTACAACCGCGGCCAGATCCTCTACCGCGTCGCCGAGATGCTGGAGGGCCGCCGCGAGCAGTTCGTCGCGGAGGTCGCCGACGCCGAGGGCCTGTCGAAGTCCAAGGCGGGCGCGGTCGTGGACGCCGCGATCGACCGCTGGGTCTGGTACGCGGGCTGGTCGGACAAGGTCGCGCAGATCGCCGGCTCGGCCAACCCCGTCGCGGGCCCGTACTTCAACCTCTCCACCCCGGAGCCGACCGGCGTCGTGGCCGTCCTCGCGCCGCAGGACTCCTCCTTCCTCGGCCTGGTGTCGGTGATCGCCCCGGCGATCGTCACCGGCAACACGGTCGTGGTGACCACGAGCAAGAAGTCCCCGCTGCCCGCCCTGTCGCTGGGCGAGGTGCTGGCCACCTCCGACCTGCCCGGCGGCGTCGTCAACATCCTCTCGGGCCGTACGGCGGAGCTGGCGGGCCCGCTCGCCGCCCACCAGGACGTCAACGCCATCGACCTGGCGGGCGCGGCGGGCGACGCCGAGCTGGCCACCGCCCTGGAGACGGCGGCGGCGGACAACCTCAAGCGCGTGCTGCGTCCACAGGCTGTGGACTGGGCCGCCGACCCGGGGACCGAGCGCCTGCTCGCCTTCCTGGAGACGAAGACCGTCTGGCACCCGATGGGCGTCTGACACCCTTCTGGCCGTATGGCTTCGTACGGATTCATTCAGGTCCGTACGGTCTTACGGTTTCGTACGGATGCCGTATGCGTGCCGTACGCCTCCGTACGGCTCACCGCGCCCGCCCGCCCTCCTTACGAGGGCGGGCGGGCGCGGTGCGTTCATACGGGGCTCCGGCGTTTCAGGGTCGGCCCGGCCCCCTCCCGCGGGGTCCCGGCGCAAGGCCGCGATTCCGTGCGGCGGTGGCGGTGCGGGCCCCGTGGTGGATCCGTACGGCGGTACGGCGCCGGCCGCCCGTTCAGTCCGGCAGC
Encoded proteins:
- a CDS encoding TIGR03086 family metal-binding protein codes for the protein MSPIADRYARLADGFLARVRATPEDRWDAPSPCRGWTARDVVGHVVNGHRGILALAGGQAPAAAYGVGVCGMADAPDVAPDADLAAAFTAARDDMLAVLTDPDRAARPLPDGPLGPVPVERAVDLIGALELLGHTWDLARATGGDESLDPEAVARTHEALLPHHGGLLMTGAFDPGVAAPPDADPQTAFLCFTGRRP
- a CDS encoding phospho-sugar mutase; its protein translation is MAIDPAELISRAKAWQAEDPDAETREELGKLIDAEDTEELAARFAGTLQFGTAGLRGELGAGPMRMNRSVVIRAAAGLAAYLKDKGQGEGLVVIGYDARHKSADFARDTAAVMVGAGLKAAVLPRPLPTPVLAFAIRHLGAVAGVEVTASHNPPRDNGYKVYLGDGSQIVPPADGEIAERIAAVASLHDVPRPSEGWEILGEDVLDAYLARTDAVLTPGSPRGIGVVYTPMHGVGRDVLVAAFERAGFPAPAVVAEQAEPDPDFPTVAFPNPEEPGAMDLAFATARATEGTDIVIANDPDADRCAVAVPAPGTEAGWRMLRGDEVGALLAAHLVTKQAQGTFATTIVSSSLLSRIAAAASLPYEETLTGFKWLARVDGLRYAYEEALGYCVDPEGVRDKDGITAALLVTELAAGLKQAGRTLTDLLDDLALRHGLHATDQLSVRVQDLSLIGAAMERLREQPPTVLAGLSVASSDDLSQGTDALPPTDGLRYHLAGSEAVGVSAGRVVVRPSGTEPKLKCYLEVVVPVASAQALAQARTTADAALTAIKADLSAAAGI
- a CDS encoding NAD(P)H-binding protein, giving the protein MSDNAFSSTDPRPVLVLGATGKTGRRVVRELRAAGVPVRAASRSGEVRFDWTEPATWSGALNGASAVYLVAPDEGYEVVPEFTARAVRAGVGRFVALSGRGIEHVGPDFGQGMATAEEAVRESGVQWAVLRANNFNQNFDEDLWREPLRNGRLALPIGKVPEPFIDADDVAAVAAALLTRAAHTDGVTEVSGPRGLTFDEAVATMARAAGREMAYVELSPQEYHAELLAAGLPESAARMLGALFALHRAGHTVAPTDGVRQVLGREPVDFAAYAKRAAAAGAWA
- a CDS encoding aldehyde dehydrogenase family protein encodes the protein MTFEYAPAPESRAVVDIAPSYGLFIDGEFTEAADGKVFKTVSPANEEVLSEVAQAGAQDVDRAVRAARKAFEKWSALPGAERAKYLFRIARIIQERSRELAVLESLDNGKPIRESRDSDLPLVAAHFFYYAGWADKLGHAGYGANPRPLGVAGQVIPWNFPLLMLAWKIAPALACGNTVVLKPAETTPLSALFFADICRQAGLPKGVVNILTGDGTTGAELVAHPDVNKVAFTGSTEVGKAIARTVAGTDKKLTLELGGKAANIVFDDAPVDQAVEGIVNGIFFNQGHVCCAGSRLLVQESVQDELLDALKRRMATLRVGDPLDKNTDIGAINSAEQLARIKSLAEAGEQEGAERWAPACELPDSGYWFAPTLFTGVTQAHRIAREEIFGPVLSVLTFRTPEEAVEKANNTPYGLSAGIWTEKGSRSLWMAGKLRAGIVWSNTFNKFDPASPFGGYKESGFGREGGRHGLEAYLDV
- a CDS encoding nitroreductase/quinone reductase family protein, yielding MSVSPFNQSVIEEFRANGGKVGGPFEGGDLLLLTTTGAKSGRQTTTPLGYVRHDGLPLVVGSNLGGPRHPAWYHNLLAHPQVQVEIGTESYAAIAVPAEGARRDELFAHVVRAVPGYGDYQAATSRVLPVVVLERAGHEPEEGPVEVTTLAGKLLEVHTWLRGQLRHVRAETEAHFAERAAHQGPGEPPKPGLGLQIRQHCLAFCQSLEFHHTSEDAHVFPAMAGYHPELKDAFDRLREEHRTVARIQDELLALLADITTADPERFRTELARMSRELTAHLDYEEEVLLPPLAQVPWPPAPPAAPAPPAPPVTDREPAADREPAADQRP
- a CDS encoding AraC family transcriptional regulator; translated protein: MDLFDDLLRGVRAKGAVFAGSVLTPPWTLRFTKEAYLTLCVPLSGAGWIVRDDGGEPQPLRTGEAAIVRGPEPFAFTDAPQTPVGRPERIPDGDGRTMLLVGAYRVPGEVPRRLLRALPPVAVVPDEHDCAAMRGYLEAQLTAGLPGRQIVVDRLLDWLLVCTLRQWFDRPGAAPPAWYLALGDEVAGPALRAMHAAPERAWTLPSLAAVAGVSRSTFAKRFQALLGEPPLTYLTEWRMTLAADLLSEPGTTVAAVARRVGYADPFSFSAAFKRVMGVSPSAHRVVGEDPAGVLAGG
- the deoC gene encoding deoxyribose-phosphate aldolase; the protein is MPTTVPAYGKEAAGRLASMADVTASDGALRRFLHGLPGVDAVGLQARAATLGTRSIKNTAKAYAIDLAITMIDLTTLEGADTPGKVRALCAKGVNPDPTDRTVPKVAAICVYPDMVATAKDALGDSGIHVASVATAFPAGRAALPVKLADTRDAVAAGADEIDMVIDRGAFLSGRYMSVFEEIKQVKEACRREDGSAAHLKVIFETGELQTYDNVRRVSWLSMLAGADFIKTSTGKVAVNATPPVTLLMLEAVRDFHAATGVQVGVKPAGGIRTTKDAVKYLVMVNETLGEGWLTPDWFRFGASSLLNDLLMQRQKLSTGRYSGPDYVTVD
- a CDS encoding phytanoyl-CoA dioxygenase family protein, with the translated sequence MDDTTLVSRFLRDGFVKLEGAVAPRVAADCARLLWRETGCDPDDPATWTRPVHWVPGMGQGPFAAAPNSPALHRAYDLLVGAGRWEPRYSLGTFPLRFPHPEEPDDAGWHIEGSYLPEGESWYFTNLRSRGRALLMLFLFSEVGEEDAPTRIRVGSHLDVPKVLEEYGEDGAGGLALAPDLVAASDHRDVALATGSPGDVFLCHPFLVHAAQPHHGVRPRFMAQPPLLPAAPYELERADGAYSPVEIAIRRGLGRDTPGPDGDGTEAGTGTGAGAGHSAG
- a CDS encoding aldehyde dehydrogenase family protein, which produces MSDRLSVLKTYKLYVGGKFPRSESGRVYEVTDSKDKWLANAPMSSRKDARDAVVAARKAFGGWSGATAYNRGQILYRVAEMLEGRREQFVAEVADAEGLSKSKAGAVVDAAIDRWVWYAGWSDKVAQIAGSANPVAGPYFNLSTPEPTGVVAVLAPQDSSFLGLVSVIAPAIVTGNTVVVTTSKKSPLPALSLGEVLATSDLPGGVVNILSGRTAELAGPLAAHQDVNAIDLAGAAGDAELATALETAAADNLKRVLRPQAVDWAADPGTERLLAFLETKTVWHPMGV
- a CDS encoding PH domain-containing protein; this translates as MTSPDKPADPVQQYADRSYRSPAGLAGGVMLLALAAWLGGDALVRGEGHTKLLAVAGLLFAVPLVVAFTLRPVVRAGQDRLVVRNPFRTITLPWGAVEDLRASFTSEVFAGGTKYQLWAVPVSLRQRKKAGRQAARSANRPAKSQFGLHLDAGPPPRATADRTLDELRELQERGAARESAQGGPAVRWAYEIIAPCVVGVLGLVVLIAL